CTGACGTCGCTGACGAGTGGGTTCGGCCATGATTTAATTTGGACCACTtcttgcatatatatatatatatatctgttgGGCTTGGTATTAATTTTTAGCCCGAAATAGAACCAATGTTGGAGAGAGGTGGAGTCTTGACGTGGTGAGTCAACAATCTTTGGTCcaagtatatatatgttaaataaCTTGATTTTTAGTAGCATAATGGCTCATGCCTACATTGAATCAAGCCTTTGAGCTTGAATTTGGGCCAAAATAATTTGAAATCTTTCTATCTGCTAGAATACCACTTCTTTAGTTGGGCTTTTAACTTCAAGAATGCCAACATTTCATTTACAACTCAAATCTaaaaaaatgacataaaattaaagtaaattaaatatttctaataaaaataaatttaccataaaaattatgaaatatttaatttatattaatttatatgcaTAATTAAGGATTTAAAATGTACAAATTTGTGCTTTAATCACAATCCAcaactagcttattgctagtctCTAGCAATTCAAGCGAACAAAAAGAATGTCAACATGATATTCTCTaggtcaaaattttgaaaaataacacaattattcaaataaaaTGTTAGTAACAAGCCAATAAGAACTATACAGAATTACCTTGAATAAATTTAGAGTTGTGAGTGTGTGCGCCAAACCTGAAccttcttaccacaaaccataacaCATAGATGCTTCCGAAAAATATACCAAGTAAAAGTCTCAACTCCATTTGCCTCACaggtattgaaaatatttattcatgGCTAAGGATTTCACTCATGGAGTTGGAAATTGAAAAGTGAGCACTCGAAAAGGATAGATTAATTTAGGACAAACATTTGAATAAATATTGAAACGAAGAtagattatgaattatttggacaAACCACCATAAGAGTACCACAAACCAGCTTTTCGGGAAAAAAATAGACAATCTTTTACATTTATTCTAGGagccaaaacaaataaaaaaaaaatgaaatactacaaactttttttttcttttcttttttttttttcaaacaagaGGCAACATGTTAGACAAATGGATAGAAATGTTGctcttgcaatttttttttcttgtttttttttttttttttttttgaacaagaggCAACATGTTCGATATAATGATGGAAATGTtgctcttgttttttttttttttttttttttgcacataaagaaaataattacaaaaaggctccttaataagatttgtctataaaaattatcccttaaagcaacatccaatcaaaccctagtaccatgtccaaaataattataatcatttctaagaattaataaaaattcaaaagttaTTTTCTCCAATCTCGCCACTCACAAAAATATAAACACTTAAACTTGGTAGCTTTTCTAAGCCAATATGTGCTAACAATCttcttaccacaaagtttggcaTGTGCAATTTGTAACTCTAGAAAAATTCTAAGTAACAAAGATAGTAAAAATTGGcttgaaaataacattttacaagaataaatgagtaatttttgaaaaatttgaccatgaaaatattaatatgacaaaaattaagaaacatgCTTGAATATGCTCACCACCCCAACTAAAATAATACAGTGTCCTCAATGTCtaaagatataaaaattaaaagaatagggAAAGAGAACACCTGGAGAGCAAGCAACCATGGATAGGAGCGATATTGATcctctaaaaacataaaaactgaaaagaaaaaaaaatgataacaaataacaaaataagatGACAAAGATAAAAGGAAAAAGAGAACAAACCTGTCTACAAGATCAGGGAAACACTACTCGTACAGTAAACCGGAGCCACGAGGATATCCTCGATAGGCTGGGGCACCCTCTCTATGTAGTGTTTCAGTCTCTGGCCATTCACTTTGAATTTTCTCCCATCAGTTGGGTCTTCGACCTCAACAACACCGTGGGGGAAGACAGTTTTTACAATATACGGCCCAGTCCACCGGGATCTCAGCTTCCCAGGGTGGAGATGCAAGCGAGTGTCATAAAGATGCACTCGCTGATTTGGCTCAAATTCTTTCCTCAGGATCTGCTTGTCATGAGCCGCTTTTAATTTAGCCTTGTAGATCCTTGAGTTGTCATAAGCATCATTGCGCAACTCCTCAATTTCTGACAACTGAAGCTTACGATTAAGGCCTGCCGCGTTGAGATCAGAATTTAGGTTTTTTACAGCCCAATATGCCTTATGTTCCAGTTCAACAGGGAGATGGCAGGCCTTGCCATAGACTAGTCTGTAAGGAGACATGCCTAGCTGAGTTTTGTAAGCAGTGCGGTAGGCCCAGAGAGCATCGAGAAGTCGGGAGGACCAATCTTTGCGGTCAGGGTTAACcgtcttttctaaaatttgcTTAATTTCACGATTAGCTAACTCAGCTTGGCCATTTGTCTGTGGGTTATAAGGCAATGCAACCTTGTGAAGTACACCATACTTTTGCATCAAATGCTCAAAAGAGTGGTTGCAGAAATGGGTGCCTTGATCACTGATGATAGCTCGTGGTGTGCCAAAACGAGATAAcacattttcttttaagaatttCACAACAGTTGTGTTATCTGCATTTCGACATGGCACGGCTTCAACCCACTTGGAGACATAGTCTATGGGGAGGAGAATGTAAAGGTAACCAGAAGAAGGTGGGAACGGTCCCATAAAATCAATTCCCCAACAGTAGAATATTTCTATTACGAGCATTGGGTTCAATGGCATCATGTGTCGTCGGGATAGCGCACCTAGTTTCTGGCACCATTCACAAGATCGACAGAAATTGTTAGTGTCTTTGAACAAAGTGGGCCAGTATAGACCACACTGTAAGATTTTTGCAGCAGTCTTTTTCATAGAAAAATGACCACCACATGCTTCGTTGTGGCAAAAGTTCAAGACACTAAAAATTTCATCATCTGGAATGCAACGTCTCATAATTTGGTCGGGGCAGTACTTGAAAAGATATGGATCATCCCAGTAAAAGTTACGGACCTCGACCAAAAATTTACGTATATCCTGTGCATTCCAGGAAGCAGGAAGCTCACCAATCACTAAGTAATTAACAATATGAGTGTACCATGGTAACTTAGTGATGGTGTAGAGATGTTCATCAGGGAAGTCATCTCGGATAGCAGGGCCATCAGCGAAATCAGAAAACTCTAAACGAGATAGGTGGTCCGCTACCACATTTTCAACTCCTTTCTTATCCTTGATGGTCAAGTCAAATTCCTGTAACAGAAGGATCCACCTAAttaagcgtgccttagcatcctTTTTGGAAAGGAGGTACTTAAGAGCAGAGTGGTTGGTGAAGACCGTGATAAGGGAACCGATCAGGTAGGAACGAAACTTGTCAAGTGCGAATACTACGGCAAGCAACTCTTTCTCAGTAGTAGAATAGTTCATTTGAGCACTATTAAGAGTTCTACTTGCATAGTATACGACGAAGGGCTTCCCTTCCCTTCGTTGAACAAGGACGACCCCTATAGCGTAATTGCTAGCATCACACATGATCTCGAATGGCAAGTTCCAATCAGGTGGTTGAATGATATGGGCAGAAGTGAGTTTGGTGACAAGTGTTTGGAAGGATTCCTCACACTCGAATGTCCAGTGAAACACCACGTCTTTTGCCAAGAGGTTCGACAAAGGTCGAGCTATCGTCGAAAAATTCTGGATGAACCTCCTATAGAATCCAGCATGCCCAAGAAAGGATCGAACATCCTTAACAGTCTTGGGGGCGGGCAGCTTTGATATGAGTTCAATCTTGGATTGATCAACCTCAATTCCTCGTTGTGAAACAATATGCCCCAAGACTATGCCAGATGGCACCATGAAATGACACTTCTCCCAGTTGAGTACCAAGCCTTTCTCTTTGCATCGTTTAAGCACAGCTTCCAAATTGAGAAGGCTTGATTCAAATGAATCACCAAAGACTGTCAAATCATCCATATATACTTCCATACAATTCTCGATCATATCACTAAAGATACTCATCATGCACGGCGGAAGGTGGTCAGGGCATTACACAGGCCAAATGGCATACGCCGAAAGGCATAGGTACCAAAAGGACAAGTGAATGTGGTCTTTTCCTGATCTTCTAAAGCAATTTCGATTTGGTAGTACCCCGAATAACCATCGAGAAAGCTGTAGAAAGGATGACCTGCCACACGTTCCAAGATTTGATcgatgaatggaagtgggaaatgGTCTTTACAGGTGGCggcatttaattttctataatcaATGCACATGCGCCAACCTGTTGTGACCTTGGTAGGGATGAGTTCTCCCTTATCATTTGGTACCACTGTTACTCCCGATTTCTTGGGAACAACCTGAGTTGGGCTAACCCACTTACTGTCGGCAACAGGATAAAGTATCCCGTAATCCAAAAGCTTCAAGATTTCTGTCTTTACCACTTCCTTCATTGGTGGGTTTAATCTCCTTTGAGGATCACGTCGTGGTATGGCCCCGTCTTCCAATTTAATGTGATGGGAGCAAATCAAGGGACTAATCCCTTTAATGTCAGGTAACGTCCAACCAATTGCTCCTCTTTGCTCTGTGAGCACGTTGATAAGTTGTTGCTCTTGACTTGCATTAAGGGTGGAGGATATGATGACAGGGAAAGTGTTGTTTGCTCCCAAGAAGACATGCTTAAGTTCCTTAGGAAGTTGAGCCAAGTTTGGTTTAGGAGCTTGTACAGTGGGTGGTTTTGGTGTTTCCCTATCTTGAGGAAGTCCCTCGAAGATTGGATTCCAAAACACGGTTCTTTTGGTCGGTAATTGATTGATGACTTCAGGGTTGATTTCAGTATTACCCGACTCAGAAATCTCAGAAATTTTAAAGAGGTCATTGAGATGAGTGGAAGTGTATTGTGCTTCTACCTCTTCTGAAATAAGTGTATCGATCAGAAATGATTGGAAACACTCATCGTTATCAGGTGGTTGTTTACCAATGTTGAAAACATTCACCTCTAGAGTCATGTTTCCAAAAGAGATTTTCATGAGACCATTCCTACAATTGATGAGTGCATTTGCTGTTGCGAGGAATGGTCGTCCGAGAATGATGGGAATTTTGGACTCTAAGTTGACTTCAGATTGAGTGTCCAAGATGAGAAAATCCACAGGGTAATAGAATTTATCAATTTGAATCAAGACATCTTCAACTATTCCCCGAGGTTTCTTAACTGATCGATCGGCTAATTGTAGCACCATAGATGTGGGCTTAAGTTCTCCTAGGCCTAGTTGCAAGTATATGGCATAAGGCATGAGATTTACACTTGCACCTAAGTCCAGGAGGGCTTGGCCAAATTCCTGTTCCCCTATTTGACATGAAATGGTGGGACAACCAGGATCTTTGTATTTAAGCGGTGTCTTGCAGTCGATCACCGCACTAGCTTGTTCTGCCAAGAATGCAGTTTTCTTGACATGGTGCTTCCTTTTGATAGTGCATAGATCCTTGATAACTTTGGCATAAGCCGGTACTTGCTTGATTACATGAAGTAATGGAAAGTTAACCTTAACTTGTGTCAAAAAGTCAAGGATTTCACTATGACTTTCCAGTACCTTCCCAGTGGATTTCAAAGCCTGCGGAAAGGGCACCTTTACTGGAAGGTTCTGTGGCACATCAGCATCTGGAGCGGGCATTGGTACACTAGTGGTCTTAGGTAATGGTGATACCGTACTTTGACCACTTCGGGTAGTAATAGCATTAACCCCTTTGAGATTAGACTCTGAAGGAGTGGAGGTTTGTGCCATATGTTGCCCTTTGGGAGTGATTAGAGGCTGAGCGGGAAGCTTACCACGCTCTTGAATGACTGAAGAATCATTTAACTTTGTTATTTGAATCTTTATGTCCTTCAATTCCTATATCACCTGAGTGAAATAAGTCCTGAACTCTAGTTGGGATTCTGCGAGAATTTTCATGGAACTCTCAAGAGAATTCTTTTGTTGATCAGGCCTCCATTGGCTCCCAGATGCTTGATTTTGACTTGTATCCTTCCAACTGAAATTGGGATGGTTACGCCAACCAGGATTGTATGTGTTGGAGTAGGCATTATAAGGCTTCTTGTAATCCCCTAAGGCATTACACTGTTCCTCATCTCCTCCCCTTAACATACTAAGACTAGGGCACTCTTGTGGTTGATGATCAGTCCCTCCACAAATGAAGCATGGTTCTTGCTTTTCCACTTTTGCAGCCATCTGGAGTGCTTTAccttcttgagttttgaaagcCTCAAATTGTTTTTTCAAAGCTTCAAGTTGATCTTTCACACTGTCCTCCTCCTTTAATTGGTAGACTCCGGCTGTTCGTGGCTTGTCTGTAGGACTTGACACACTCCATGTGTATGATTTTTCAGAAATTTCTTCAAGATATTCCAAAGCTTCTTCGGGATCTTTCTGTAGGAAGTCGCCATTGCACATCATTTGTACGAATTGTCTTTTGTCGGCTGTGAGACTGTCGTAGAAATAGCTGACAAGACGCCAACTTTCGTATCCATGATGTGGGCACTGGCCCATcaaatctttaaacctctcccagacCTGATGAAACGTTTCATGGTCCTTTTGGGTGAAGGTAGAGATTTGCCTCTTAAGGCTGCTAGTCTTATGGGGTGGgaaaaatttagagaaaaatgCTTTTGTCATTTCGTCCCAAGTCCCAATAGACCTTGGCCTTAAGGAATACAACCAGCTTTTGGCTTTATCCTTGAGTGAGAAAGGAAAGAACTTCAATCTCACCAAGTTAATGATGTCAGCTTGGTTGTTGAATGTGGCCACCACCTCTTCGAAGGCCTGAATATGCACATATGGACTCTCATTTTCCATACCATGAAAGGTTGGTAAAAGTTGAATCATGCCAGGTTTGAAATCGAAGTTGGGCATATTCATGGGATACATTATGCATGAAGGTGTGGCCGTACGCGTAGGATGTAGATAATCCTGTAGCGTTCTTGGTTGGATTTCCTGTTGTTGAGCCATCATTGGAAGTGCAGGAAGTATGGGTGATGGTGGTGAATGAGAACGAGTGGAAGAAGACGATTTAGGagagttttctaaaatttcaagttGTTGTTTTACAAATCTCCCTAATTTGTCTCTATTTCGTGacattcacttttttttttttgtgtgtattttcacttgttaaataatgtaaattacAACTATGTAATAATGCAAGGGTATTCACACAAGATATTCTCAGGCCGATTGGGAAGGTTGCCAAGGTACCGCTTCGTCCCACACTTTTACTAGAACTCCCCGGGGTTGCTAGAAAGTGTAGAGGGTACTCTATCACAAACCTTTAAAGCCAATCTTTCTTAGACAGAATGATCTCAGtttgtaccacttttaccattacacaattgggtttacactaaaaagtttatgaaaatattttatgcacaattttttttttgttttttttagccTAAAGGATAAAAGTCTACAACtaacctaaaataaataaaaaaaatggctaatcttaaaaaaaaaagtacacaaaataaaataatgttaaaaaaaaaaaaactaacaccaTAATATAgtagcaaaataataaatacaactaacaaataaactaaacaaaaaaggacttgcttttttttttttttttactaaaagagtaaagaataataataataatatataatgattttttttgaatctatatataacttaaaaaaaaactaaattatattatattaactaaaaagtttttttttttttttttgatgtaaaCAAATAAagagagacaaaaaaaaaataaataaaactactaTACTAACCTGTTGTAGCGCAGAAACCttcccggcaacggcgccaaaaattgatgtcgcccaattagttacactgcggtcgcggtagt
This Cannabis sativa cultivar Pink pepper isolate KNU-18-1 chromosome 6, ASM2916894v1, whole genome shotgun sequence DNA region includes the following protein-coding sequences:
- the LOC133039304 gene encoding uncharacterized protein LOC133039304, with amino-acid sequence MSRNRDKLGRFVKQQLEILENSPKSSSSTRSHSPPSPILPALPMMAQQQEIQPRTLQDYLHPTRTATPSCIMYPMNMPNFDFKPGMIQLLPTFHGMENESPYVHIQAFEEVVATFNNQADIINLVRLKFFPFSLKDKAKSWLYSLRPRSIGTWDEMTKAFFSKFFPPHKTSSLKRQISTFTQKDHETFHQVWERFKDLMGQCPHHGYESWRLVSYFYDSLTADKRQFVQMMCNGDFLQKDPEEALEYLEEISEKSYTWSVSSPTDKPRTAGVYQLKEEDSVKDQLEALKKQFEAFKTQEGKALQMAAKVEKQEPCFICGGTDHQPQECPSLSMLRGGDEEQCNALGDYKKPYNAYSNTYNPGWRNHPNFSWKDTSQNQASGSQWRPDQQKNSLESSMKILAESQLEFRTYFTQVI